One segment of Pasteurella skyensis DNA contains the following:
- a CDS encoding MalM family protein: MKNKITLLISTFFAVSVLASPSQLDQTKLQNLNWQNVNLSQQQVTDITSNQVKHFISSIAGFDSAVIGYKIPANQGTIKVNLSSLVVDNDHIFVPNMLVLDANFNPSVTYPASTFKLAEARGLDEPQLTAQLSLTPTANQDYLYLLIYTTKQDLEKTTTITHPAKLYAKAKGNQPPAINDLQVKHTNSGKIKIEIDGVQTSQFIGLNGPLFEAKQPQATVVGKQQKATSKRTQKVEGSRTVRINATT, encoded by the coding sequence ATGAAAAATAAAATTACTCTTTTGATTTCAACCTTTTTTGCTGTATCAGTATTAGCAAGTCCTTCTCAGTTAGATCAAACCAAGTTACAAAATCTTAATTGGCAAAATGTGAATTTATCACAACAACAAGTGACAGATATTACATCAAATCAAGTTAAACATTTTATTTCTTCTATTGCAGGTTTTGATAGTGCAGTTATTGGCTATAAAATTCCTGCTAATCAAGGAACAATAAAAGTAAATCTCAGTAGTTTAGTGGTGGATAACGATCATATTTTTGTGCCTAATATGTTAGTACTTGATGCAAATTTTAATCCATCTGTTACCTATCCTGCATCAACCTTTAAACTTGCTGAGGCTCGTGGTTTGGATGAACCTCAATTAACAGCACAATTAAGTTTAACTCCAACAGCAAATCAAGATTATCTTTACTTATTGATCTATACTACAAAACAAGATTTAGAAAAAACAACCACTATTACTCACCCAGCCAAACTTTATGCAAAAGCAAAAGGCAATCAACCGCCAGCAATTAATGATCTTCAAGTCAAACATACTAATTCTGGAAAAATCAAAATTGAAATTGATGGTGTACAAACCAGCCAATTTATTGGGTTAAATGGTCCACTTTTTGAAGCCAAACAACCACAAGCAACGGTTGTAGGGAAACAACAAAAAGCAACCTCAAAACGCACTCAAAAAGTAGAAGGAAGCAGAACAGTTAGGATTAACGCAACCACGTAA
- the malK gene encoding maltose/maltodextrin ABC transporter ATP-binding protein MalK has protein sequence MADVRLVNVSKSYGDIHISKDVNLEIKEGEFVVFVGPSGCGKSTLLRMIAGLEDITTGDLFIGDTRMNDIPPAKRNIGMVFQSYALYPHLSVAENMSFGLKLAKASKTDIDKRVNQVSEILQLAHLLERKPKELSGGQRQRVAIGRTLVSQPEVFLLDEPLSNLDAALRVQMRVEISKLHKRLNRTMIYVTHDQIEAMTLADKIVVLKAGGVAQVGKPLELYHYPANRFVAGFIGSPKMNFLPVKVIDVREGGVKIELPDSTHLNFWVPVESAGVKVGDNLSLGLRPEHLLPSDQAEICIKGKVKVVEQLGNETQIHIEMPPIKQNLVYRQNDIVLVSEDDEIAIGIDPNRCHLFKEDGTACKRLFKELGV, from the coding sequence ATGGCTGATGTTCGATTAGTAAATGTAAGCAAATCTTATGGTGATATCCATATTTCAAAAGATGTAAATCTTGAAATAAAAGAAGGCGAATTTGTGGTTTTCGTTGGACCTTCTGGTTGTGGAAAATCAACGTTACTGCGTATGATAGCAGGCTTAGAAGATATTACAACAGGTGATCTATTTATTGGTGATACAAGAATGAATGATATTCCACCTGCTAAACGTAATATTGGTATGGTGTTCCAATCTTATGCTCTTTACCCTCATTTAAGCGTGGCTGAGAATATGTCTTTTGGATTGAAATTAGCGAAAGCAAGTAAGACAGATATTGATAAAAGAGTTAATCAAGTGTCTGAAATCTTGCAACTTGCTCACTTATTAGAACGTAAACCAAAAGAGCTTTCAGGGGGACAACGTCAACGTGTGGCGATTGGGCGAACCTTAGTTTCTCAACCAGAAGTGTTTTTGTTAGATGAACCACTTTCTAATTTAGATGCGGCATTACGTGTGCAAATGCGTGTCGAAATTTCAAAGCTCCACAAACGTTTAAACCGCACAATGATTTACGTTACTCACGATCAAATTGAAGCGATGACCCTTGCGGATAAAATTGTCGTTTTAAAAGCAGGAGGCGTGGCACAAGTCGGTAAACCATTAGAGCTTTATCACTATCCAGCTAATCGCTTTGTGGCAGGGTTTATTGGTTCACCAAAAATGAATTTCTTACCTGTGAAAGTCATTGATGTGCGTGAAGGTGGCGTAAAAATTGAATTACCAGATTCTACACACCTTAATTTCTGGGTACCAGTTGAAAGTGCAGGAGTAAAAGTGGGTGATAATCTTTCACTTGGACTTCGCCCTGAGCATTTATTACCTTCTGATCAAGCTGAAATTTGTATTAAAGGAAAAGTAAAAGTGGTGGAACAGCTTGGTAATGAAACCCAAATTCATATTGAAATGCCACCGATCAAACAAAACCTTGTTTATCGCCAAAATGATATTGTATTAGTCTCAGAAGACGATGAGATAGCTATTGGGATTGATCCAAATCGTTGCCATCTATTTAAGGAAGATGGTACAGCTTGCAAGCGATTATTTAAAGAGCTTGGGGTGTAA
- the malE gene encoding maltose/maltodextrin ABC transporter substrate-binding protein MalE: protein MRNLTKTALAVLAGLSVAQGVYAKMVEGQINIWINADKGYNGLAEVGKKFEADTGVKVVVEHPSKLEEVYPQVAASGDGPDVIIFAHDRFGGYAQAGLLAEIQPSAEFKAKLSDIGWKATSYKGKQIAYPIAVESLSLIYNKDLVPTAPKTWKEVIELDKKLKKDGKSAIMWNLAEPYFTWPIISSQGAYAFKLTDKGYDAKDIGVNNKAAQKGLQFVVDLVKQKVINKDTDYAVAEAGFNKGQTALTINGPWAWANIEKSGINYGVAVLPKLNGKAGKPFVGVLSAGVNAASPNKDLVKEFMENYLLTDSGLETVNKDVALGAVALKSYQKVLAKDPRIAATMENAENGEVMPNIPEMSRFWYSEKAAITNAVTGRQSVKAALDEAQAKIEKE, encoded by the coding sequence ATGAGAAATTTAACAAAAACAGCCCTTGCCGTATTAGCAGGTTTATCTGTGGCACAAGGTGTGTATGCAAAAATGGTTGAAGGTCAAATCAACATTTGGATCAATGCAGACAAAGGTTACAACGGTTTAGCTGAAGTGGGTAAAAAGTTTGAAGCGGATACAGGTGTAAAAGTTGTTGTCGAGCATCCTTCTAAATTAGAAGAAGTGTATCCACAAGTTGCCGCTTCTGGTGATGGTCCAGATGTGATTATTTTTGCTCACGACCGTTTTGGTGGCTATGCACAAGCAGGTTTGCTTGCAGAAATTCAACCAAGTGCCGAGTTTAAAGCAAAATTATCTGACATTGGTTGGAAAGCAACAAGCTATAAAGGTAAACAAATTGCTTACCCAATCGCAGTGGAATCTTTATCTTTAATCTATAACAAAGATTTAGTACCAACCGCTCCTAAAACGTGGAAAGAAGTCATTGAGTTAGATAAAAAACTTAAAAAAGACGGTAAATCAGCGATTATGTGGAACTTAGCTGAACCTTACTTCACTTGGCCAATTATCTCTTCACAAGGTGCTTACGCGTTCAAATTAACTGATAAAGGTTATGATGCAAAAGATATTGGCGTGAACAATAAAGCAGCACAAAAAGGGTTACAGTTTGTGGTTGATTTAGTGAAACAAAAAGTGATCAACAAAGATACTGACTATGCCGTTGCAGAAGCGGGCTTTAATAAAGGTCAAACAGCGTTAACAATTAATGGTCCTTGGGCTTGGGCAAATATTGAGAAAAGCGGTATCAACTATGGCGTAGCAGTATTACCTAAATTAAACGGTAAAGCAGGTAAACCATTTGTTGGCGTATTAAGTGCTGGGGTGAATGCAGCAAGTCCAAATAAAGATCTTGTTAAAGAGTTTATGGAAAACTATTTATTAACAGACAGTGGTTTAGAAACCGTAAACAAAGATGTTGCATTAGGTGCGGTGGCATTGAAAAGCTATCAAAAAGTGTTAGCCAAAGATCCACGCATTGCGGCAACAATGGAAAATGCGGAAAATGGTGAAGTAATGCCTAATATCCCTGAAATGAGCCGTTTCTGGTATTCAGAAAAAGCAGCGATTACCAATGCGGTAACAGGTCGTCAAAGTGTTAAAGCAGCACTTGATGAAGCACAAGCGAAAATTGAAAAAGAGTAA
- the malF gene encoding maltose ABC transporter permease MalF, translating to MLTSIETPPTNLQIWGKRLCIGLLYLLAFYLVFTIYLQGEIIFALLVLVVLTSGIYVFSNGRAYRWRYLYPGVSAIGIFIIFPLLMTVIIAFTNYSGANRLSFEQVVSQLQSQKFAFGERFNFKLLAIENNKYQLTLNNSKLQKNYLSAPLDLTKLPKELSVNEVAKLPEGKVAPLKIIIKNRTNLQAVNVVLPSNESLTMSSLRQFTEQKKRYDFDQNSQILINNETGEKYKANNEIGFFQKIDEQGQFVEQRLEPGYIVAAGWSNYIKILTDKGVQEPFVKIFIWTVIFAFLTVIFTVFLGMIFASLVQWEPLKGKAVYRLLLILPYAVPGFISILVFKGLFNQSFGEINLILNQLFGIRPEWFNDPTLAKSMLLIVNTWLGYPYMMIVCMGLLKAIPNDLYEASAIDGATMWQNFTKITMPMLLKPLMPLMIASFAFNFNNFVLIQLLTLGGPNMVGTTTPAGHTDLLVSYTYRIAFEGSGSQDFGLAAAIAVIIFLLVSILALFQIRLTKLQQD from the coding sequence ATGCTTACTTCCATTGAAACACCACCAACAAATCTTCAAATTTGGGGAAAACGCCTCTGCATTGGTTTGCTTTATTTATTAGCCTTTTATCTTGTTTTTACCATTTATTTACAAGGTGAGATTATATTTGCACTGCTTGTGTTGGTTGTTTTAACCTCTGGTATTTATGTGTTCAGCAATGGCAGAGCATATCGTTGGCGTTATCTTTACCCAGGTGTATCCGCAATTGGAATTTTTATTATTTTTCCATTATTGATGACCGTTATTATTGCATTTACTAATTATAGTGGTGCAAATAGATTGAGCTTTGAGCAAGTTGTTTCACAATTACAATCACAAAAATTTGCTTTTGGAGAGCGTTTTAATTTTAAATTATTAGCAATCGAAAACAATAAATATCAACTCACACTAAATAACAGCAAATTACAAAAAAATTATCTTTCTGCACCACTTGATCTCACAAAATTACCAAAAGAATTATCCGTCAATGAAGTGGCAAAATTACCAGAAGGTAAAGTTGCACCATTAAAAATTATCATAAAAAATCGTACTAATTTACAAGCGGTTAATGTTGTACTACCATCAAATGAAAGCCTAACAATGAGTTCATTACGCCAATTTACGGAACAGAAGAAGCGGTATGATTTTGATCAAAATTCGCAAATTTTAATCAATAATGAAACAGGCGAAAAATATAAAGCAAATAATGAAATTGGTTTCTTTCAAAAAATTGATGAACAAGGGCAGTTTGTTGAACAGCGTTTAGAACCGGGTTATATCGTTGCGGCAGGTTGGAGTAATTACATTAAAATTTTAACTGATAAAGGTGTACAAGAGCCTTTTGTTAAAATCTTTATTTGGACAGTGATTTTTGCTTTCTTAACTGTTATTTTTACTGTATTTTTAGGAATGATTTTTGCCTCACTGGTGCAGTGGGAACCTCTGAAAGGTAAAGCTGTTTATCGCTTATTGCTAATTTTACCTTATGCCGTACCGGGTTTTATTTCCATTCTGGTATTTAAAGGATTGTTCAACCAAAGTTTTGGGGAAATAAACTTAATTCTTAACCAATTATTTGGTATTCGCCCTGAATGGTTTAATGATCCAACTTTAGCCAAATCAATGCTATTAATTGTAAATACGTGGTTGGGTTACCCTTATATGATGATTGTTTGTATGGGCTTACTCAAAGCCATTCCAAATGATTTGTATGAAGCCTCTGCCATTGACGGTGCGACAATGTGGCAAAATTTTACCAAAATCACAATGCCAATGTTATTAAAACCACTGATGCCATTGATGATCGCCAGTTTTGCCTTCAACTTTAATAACTTTGTACTGATTCAATTATTAACCTTAGGTGGTCCAAATATGGTTGGCACAACCACCCCAGCAGGGCATACTGATTTACTTGTAAGTTATACTTACCGTATCGCCTTTGAAGGTAGCGGATCACAAGACTTTGGCTTAGCAGCGGCAATTGCAGTGATTATCTTCTTACTGGTCAGTATTCTTGCCTTGTTCCAAATTCGTTTAACCAAATTACAGCAAGATTAG